GGACCAATGGTAAACCACTGGTACCAGCCATAAACCAATGGGACCAATGGTCAACCAATGGTACCGACGGTAAACCAATTGTACCAACGATAAACCAATGGGACCAATGGTAAACCAATTGTACCAACGGTAAACCAATGGGAGCAATGGTAAACCAATGGTACCGACGGTAAACCAATGGTACCGACGGTAAACCAATGGGTCCAACGTTAAAGCAATGGTaaacattttagaaaaaaacatgCCATCAGACAACTGCTAATAGCAGGGATTGTTTGGAATCCCCTGTATGATCAAAATGAGAGGAAAAACTGCCGCGACAACATCTGCACATGGAGGTCGCCATCTTTAAATTACGTCATTACCGAACTTACCAACGCAGAGTTCTAGACCGCTGCACAAAAAGTTGAAAATTTTTGTTGGTTGACATTGGCACCATGGGTATACCATTGGTAACTAATTTTACCAATGGTAAGTCTAAGGTACTAACGGATTAAGTATAAGTATACGTTTTATCATATATTCACATATTAAAAAGAACTGTTAATGAACAGTAATTCATTTGTTcgtaattttatttgaatttaacaAGCACAATGTAATATAACAGTTATCTAGAAATTTGTCACAACAGTTATTAGCAATGATCAGACATTGGTCAattactttgttttgttaaagtCAGTTTATTTAAGATTATGACGCCAATACAAATCGTTTTGTATGACGACACGACATCCAATACGTAGAACAGCCTCTTCGATACAATATAGACACACACAACAGTACTTGCTATGCTTGACAGTAGAACTGGATTAAATAAATAACGACACGATCtgtcatcatacatgtatcaatttttTCCATTACATGGATTcgattaaaataaaacacagtAAAGTTCCAATCGACCAAGTTATTGAATTCACAGTTGAGCACTTGGAAGCAGATTCCTAGATCATCACAATGTGTCGATTTAATTAACTTTGCATGCTTTCAACAAACACAGTTTACGATCTAACTTTCCTGCTATTTTGGAAACCATCTTATTGTCAACGAAGTGCCATACCATTCCGCTATTAAGCTTACACACTTGACAACCTCCCAGAGTTCTTTGTTTCCGTTAACAAGGCACTTTtggatatatataacatttgagaACCAGCCTCACACCATTGTTTTTGATCGTCTCAGCATGTTGATTGGTGGAAGTTGGTTCAGTGACGACTCGTGCATCGTCGTCTGCGGTTTGATTATATCCTTTCGCACAGGTAATGTTGACATAGACGGGGCTGTTTTAGCTGACCTCGCCGTTTGTGGCACCGCTCTAGCGGATTTAATTATGTCAATACTAACATTAGGGTCATCAGCAAAGTTAGCACGAAGTCGAAATCGAAACAATGGATTTTTCGAAGTAAGTCCTTCGCGTatctttttcaaaatgtttttcgTGATAAGTGACTCGTGTTTTACTTTTTGATCACGAATTTAATTGTTGACCCATGTGGTATCAGCAAGGGGCCACAACTCTTCTTCTATAACCGGCGTTTCCGGTTCCGGagttttgacctttatttgagaGTTTTTACCAACACCAATCGGTTGAAGTCGTATCCGTGTAATTCCTCGACGACTCATCAACTCAGCGGCCTTTTCTTCATCTGTTTTCTGTCTTTCTTTCTCTTCCTCGTCCTCCTCTTCTTGTTTTTCTGCCTCAGAATTCAGACCGAGagcattttctttcataccgaCTGATGACTCTTTACGACCTCCAGAATCTACATCTTCTATGGCTCGAGTCAGAAGCATGTCGAATTCCCGAATAGATTCGTTCATAGATTTCTGTTTTTCGAACACCAGGGCCCAACGCCTAAGCGTTGTCCGCTTTTTAGAGTCATATGTACTGTTCAGATGAAGCCGCGCCTTTTCAAATCTTTTGATCTGACGTTGAAGTCCTTCATTTTCGAGCTTGTTGCTCCGATAAATGACCTCGCCCGTTTTGCTTTTAGAAACACTGATTGCTCCCTTCATGACCCGGATAGTATTTAGCGTTTTCTGTTTGTTACTATCTCCATCAATCTTAAACAGGGAGCTCACCATTTTGGCGTTCATACTGAATGTCTTGGAGTAATCCGACGACTAATGTTTGCGTTTCCTTAAACAACTGCATCtacaaagagaaaaaaaatagtcCTTGAGAACATAAAGTATAAATTGTCgaatatgaaatgtttttaattacaTACTGCTTAAGTGACAAGCACTATACAATATTAATACCACAGtatacacacaaacataaaacacaTTATGCTTTGGGTAAAACACACCTCGTTTCCTATACAAATAAAAAGTAATGTAAGTAGAAATCGTACCTAGCCGAGAATATCAACAACAAAGCTGTGATTTAGTGTGAGTAAAGTAGGACTAAGAGCAgtcaatatttataatgtatttggCCTTTTGAACCATCTGACACGTGGCCTATTACAAAATCGACACAATGAAATCTTTGCATTATCATATCATTGGCCGCTATATCTACCAAACTTAAATAACCAGACAGTGTTGTggaattcattttaaaaatagtaTGAATAATTTGTCGTCAAACTGCGAACACTTGTATGTAAAGAATCCTGTAGACTGGATGTCTTCATCAAATTCACATACATGTGTACGACGTCGCTGTTGTACTGGATGACTTGGATATTTAGCTACTATTTAATTTCTTGTACAACTGGTGTTTGAACTTAACAtagttataaagtatatattattttaaaaaagaacGTGCTCAAGTCGTGCTGTACTATCAGTATGCTTTGATGACATTTTAACGACAATCTTTTGATGATTGATACAGAGtttgttttttatgaaattgaTACAGAGTTTGTTTTTTATGTAAAGATGGGGCCACTGCAAGTCtttaaaaagtaataaatactttcaatatacatgtttcaGCCAACAAACTTTCATAATGTTATGCGAGGATTTGGTATCTTTTTCCTGTAAGAGAAAGGTGAGGAAAATGTAGTATAGGGATAGACATGGTTTGAATCCAGCACACTTACGTAAAGCCAGGTATTTTCGCGATTTTCGCAGCACATTGCTATGGTcgcaaaaaataacatgttttctGATAATAAAAAAGCAAACCATAGAAATCATTCATTCGATATATGGCCATGGGTTTAAAGCTATTTTCTATAAAACATATAACTGCATAAGGTATGTAAATTAAGGGATGTGTACTGATAACCTACAAAAAAAACACCCACTGTAATTAAGTCATTAGAGATGTTGCTTTAAGTTATAGACAAAAGATTACCATTTACCTTTTTCAAGTTTAGACAAACCAGATTTCACATTACCTTTTAATTGACAATCCTTAGCTACCATTACTTTTTAGATGTTATAGACAAAGATTTTCCTCATTAGCACTGTACTATAAGTTTTTAGTACAAACTATAGAATCGTTTCAATTTACctctttttaaagtttttatgaAGTCACTCTATAATAAAGATTAACTAGTTACCTTATTTAAGTCTATTGACAAAAGATTACCATTACCTTTTTAAGTTATAGGACAAAAGATTACCATTACCTTTTTTAAGCTTATAGACAAAAGATTACCATTACCTTTTTAAGTTTTATAGACAATAAAAAAGATTACCATTACCTTTTTAAGTTATAGACAAAAGATTACCATTACCATTTTTAAGTTATAGACATAAAAGATATTACCATTACCTTTCTTTAAGTTATAGACAAAAAGATTAACATTAACCTTTTTAAATTTATAGACAAAAGATTAAGTTACTAGACCAAAGTTTACATTACACTTTTCTAAGGTATAGACAAAAGTAATTACCATTACTCCTATATTTAAGTTGAAAGATCAAAAGATTACCATTACCTTTTTTTATAagttatagacatatatataagatTTAACATTACCCTTTTTAACGTTATAGTACAAGAGCGATCACCTTACCATTACCTTTTTCTCAAAAGACTGTCTATTCTTTTTAAAGTTATTGCTAAAGATGCCGCTTTACACTCCTTAGTTTTATGACAAATTTTCCGCATTACCTTTTTTAAGTTATACcaatattatttatgttatgCAACTGTACCCTTATAACCTTTTTAGCTATATGATCAAATGTTACCATTTCCTTTTATAAGTTATTGAAAAAAGATTACATTACTTATATGTTTTGACAATGAATATCTCATTAACGTTCGAACTATATCCCTACACACTCAATAATCGTTACACTGTGCTCCTGTTCTTTCTAGTGCTAGTGGATACTTTTAAAGTCGTGCCCCCTACACACTCTCGTACACTGTCCCCGACAACCCACCTCGTCAAGGCAGTGGGTTAAACCCCGAACGCCACACAGGACAGATTTGGCAATTAATCCTTCTTAATAGATTAATATGTTTGGATATTTCAGTAACTCTTGATTGTTGTGCAGTGGAACTCACACCCAAGAAGAATAACATGTCTTAAACCAAGGATTGTGGTCCTGTTTGTTTCAATGTTCGTGTAATTTCTATTATCCAATATCCGAGCTTATGTATCtaaaaaatgttaaagaaaaatgctaaaatatGTAGGTGTGTTCTCATTACTCGCCGATATTCTAAAGGGAACTAACACAGTCCGTcataaaatgttgtatattGAGATTAGAGACCTAAGCTCTACACTAACAATAATGTTTGCGTTTtcacaaattcaaaatttactTTTGCCGACAATGATCGCTTTTTATTACTGATTAAAAGGTTgtcaaatataatattttaaatcgCCAAAATCTCGCCCTACCTGACAAGCTTTGAACTAAACATAATTATGCACTAAGGTCATGGCATCATCAAAATACAGcagtaatatatttttgtattttttagtTTAATCTCTTAACACTCAGTACTATGACTATATATCGGCATGTTAATGACTTAAGGTTGAGTTTTTCTTGTCCATTAAATCAATGTCGTCTAAAAGAGTCAAATTTCCACAGCCATACATTTATAATTGAGATTTCTGTGTGGTTCTTAAACGAActaatataccatacatatgtaatttgaatataaatatgaCATCACTTGGACTATCATATCAAGCCATAGAATTTATCAGTTAAATGTGGTCATCATGGGATAGTTCCTGTCTAAATAAGCTGCGTCATGTGAATGCTGTGTTTTTCGGCAGGCATTTTTGTAAAGTTTTGTCGAAGTCTTGGGCCGTCCCATAATGAACCAAAAAGCGAAAATTGAACCTAATTATAAACTAAAACCTGACGTCGTAATCTCCTCTTGAAAGCGTTGCAAGGGAAAACAAAATACTGTCCTCCGGATTAAAATAAGACTTTAACTCGGATTATATTTCACACACTAATTAAAAGAGAAACTGTGTATGATGCTAGTAAATCAACAACCTGAAATCTCGATTAAGTATTGTTCAGTGGAATACGCCCATAAGATACCCAGAAAAGTATTAAGAAATAAAGTCAAACATCGGGAAATATAGAAAATCATAACTCCTGCTGTAAAATAATTCCCTGTCGACGGTTCTATCtaagaaaattaaaaccaaattgACTTTAATTTAAGAAAGAATACTTTGCTTAATGTTGTGTTGGAGGATTTTATTCACCAACCAATTAAGTATTCTTGTATTTCAATCGTGATTCTTAGATAAAAGGAAACTATTTTTATTAGCTTTGTCATGGTAAATTGTTGTGACAAAATGTTCCTTCACTTAAACTATGACCAGATTAATGAATTCCTGTTTAAACgtttaattttaatgtttaacCGCGTTAAATGTTTAACCAAATGCATTCctaaaactttgtgatttgtgtgTGAATTTTTTGCCTATAGTAAACCGTGCGATATATTTTCTACGAATTTCGTGATcaaagtaaattcgcgaaagtttccCTCCGcgaattgatatatatttacacaattcttgcacaattaaattcaaagatatttccattcaattttataTCCGCGAAACTCAATCTCCgcgaaaaatattttgaaacagaaatcgcgaaattttagTAGCCAGGAAAGAAATTTGGCTTACTGTGTCTGGACTGTCGTTCTCCCCCCAATTCATgatacatgaaaaaaaatcttgttgagTGCACATATCATAGTACGCCAGAAAAGCATCCCCATATACTATGTTGTAAAGATACTATATTCAAACTTCAAAGCCGGTTAATTTTCGCGGGTATAAATATTTCGTTTATTTGAACTAAAAACGAGAAACTTACAAATTTATAGCTGTTTGAAATGTTATTTGAATCGAGCACTTCTTTGGCTATAAATATTATTCGACCATTTCTCTATATTTCGCGGATCAACTTTTCGCGATCAGAGGCATGTCctgcgaaatcgcgaaaatatcctGTCCGCGAAAATAATCGGTATACAGTATAATAGTCTAGATCAATTGTAGAATTTTCTTATATGTTTTAGGTTTTTCGAGGGAAGAATTTACGAGTTAGCTTATCGGAGTAGGCACTGGAATGATTTTAGTTAATGAAATTATTACTGGTCTTCTTGATTGGGTAGACCTTTTTGCTATAAACATTATAAACTCTCCTATTCTCAATCCAGGCCAATATATCATGAAACAGTTTTTACTTGGCCAATCACAGATGATGTTACGAAAGGTTacatcatttttgattggccaaATCAAACCTTTCATGATTGTTTCAAGATCTTGGGGTCGGATTGTGTCATGGAACTCCGTACCCTTCATTAAAACATAAGATAGGTAATGTTTCGGAGCATCTTAGCCGCTTTGccataacatcatattttctgttttttacATATCTACTTTGCAACATTGTTGATTGAGCACCAGGTCAGAAACAATCTACATAAGCTGTAAGTTATCCTCATCATTCGGTTATGTATGCAGTTGGTGTTAAACAACTTCTATTTATTCTTTAGTTGATTTACTTTTTGGATTCAATACAATTTACTGTTTACGGCAACATCCTGGCTATTGCCCCACATAGGTCTCGAGCATGCAGATCCTAGTGTTTAGAAGGCTGCATCTGTGGTAATGGAATGCACAGTGGAATATCGAGTCACAAACTACTAGTAATCTATACTATGGGGCTGCGGTGGCCGAGTAGTtcagatgtctcgacatattaacaataagcccttcacctctggatTGCGAGTTATAAATCCTAGTCATGTTGGGCCTGACCCTGGCTTTACATATGTGTAGGACGTTAACGAAAACGAAACGAAAGGTAATATAATACTGTCGCTATATATTAATGCTGATATAAACACTATCTAGAACATTAATGATAAGAATAACAGAGCCAAATATCATTGGCTTCATGAGCTTGTAATCTATTCTGATGTTTTAGCTGTTTCCCGGTACGTTATTTTATCGAACGATAAATGCACCACACAAACTAGCACGTTTTCATGTGTTTAACGAAAAAAACTAATCACACCAGGAATTTAAATCAtgacaattttgaatcctctcACGCAGCAGAGTTTTCGATGAGTTTGTGTTCGTATTCATGCCTCCACGGGAGCTGGTAGGAAAGTGATGTGCCAAATcgtataatatattatgtatgtacaGTAGCTTATCCTCCCGTCAGAAGGTTATGTGAAGTACAGATATTATCAGTTACCAATTAGCAGACGTCTGCTATTGATAGGCCCGACATAGTTCAGTAGTCAATTCACTGATGGCAGGTATATTATTTGTCGATCACTGATAattgtttatgattttttaaattatttttaatgcagATTTTTATCACTGATTATTACTGTGTACTTGTCCAAAGGTTGGTTAGGGGAAATTGTAACGCTAAAAAATGTTTTCGATGAGCATAAAGAAAGTGGTATCATATAACCCGGGCAGGGTGTACTGATCGGCGTTCTTTatcgacatgcttcagtgataagatagcactatgaaaagggatAAGGTCCCAATatttacaaggagacacaacatagATATAcagcagactcccaaaacatacagacatccacatatacaaaacacatcacatacagggGATGCTCTTCCTTGAGAAAAGTTAGGCTGTTACTAGAACGTTAATTTCAATACAGCCAATCAATTCTATAAAGATAATACAAGCATAACTATAACTGGTGCACAACTTTTTTTCAAAGCCTTTCTATGGCCATGTTAATATGATAATGAACAgctaaatattaagatttttcGTCTCCAAAGTTAACACTTAATATCTCGCAATCCTAATATTCAACCAACAGcataaataagatattaattaaaatactaaactaGAACCGTGTTAAAATAGTAATTAAATTTCAAGTAAAGGGAAATACATTTTCAAAGCAGCTCTATCCACGATTTTCTTTACCATGACACCATGGTATTATCAAAGTGTTCGTTGACCTCGAAAGAATTatctttaaatacaaaattacaaattaatgaaTCGCGGTATCAGCCATATTGTCTTACCTTCAAAAGCATGTGCAGATCATAAAGCAGAATCGTCAGTTCCAACAAAATGGACACGCGTGTTGGGGAATTAGAAAcacttttgaaaatttaaatcgAATACTGTcacatttgattgatttttaaaaCTCTTATCAAACCGGTCTTGCTTAGCTGGTCACGTGACAGGGGTTTATACTTACATATTTGGAAAGGTTTAAAGATTTAGTTTTTATCAATACTGATTGTAGGTATAGCCTCCTTAAGCTGGAATCTGGTAGACTTGAGGGGGATGTTTATAgaaagattttattattttataggaTTAGCTTATTGAATTCACACACACATGAATGGTTTAATTGGTGTAAAACATCTAATCTAATACAAATAATCAAATGGTAACCCTTGGAACCATAAAAGTACGATTTCGTTTTcagcaaaattgtttctttCATACCgattatttattatcaaatatattttcgtAATACCGAGGTGGTAGCTGccaatttttaaattgaacacAAAATAGAACCGCTTGTTCACCTTCTAAAAGATGAAGACGATGCAAGAAattttttccatttcttttttcatttttttgcaagattattttttttcattttttttttactcaagACTTGCATGGTAATGAGGTACTAAACGAGACTTTGAAACTAACTGGTTGCCATCCCCATAGAAGCTttgaaatgatgaaataaaatcttCAATCCCCAGTGTATTGAATATATTTGTAAACCATTTTTTCTTTCGTGTGCGATTTATCTAATATCTGTAAGGTAAATTCCCGAAGTTTTATCTCTCTGGCGAATTCAAATTTTCCTACCTAATAACTGAAAGCACCTCCTATTCATTAATTTATTCGCGAAAGATAATTTCTGTGAATTTGATTTGATATGGAAATCGCGATATTTAACAGTCACGAAAGATCGTTGGTTTccaatatataagtatattatagttttcatgttttaatATTCTATTAATTCCTATAAATGTAAACTACTTTGTGGTGTGTCAACAAGCTCAGTAACACTTTTTGGtttgcatttaatatttatttatgtcaATTTTTTTTGATATACCCAGTCCCCTAATCAGgaagaaatgaaaatttgaatgGTCTGTCTTAATAATAGGTTGTCTGTCAGATAGGGGTCGAATTCCTTTGGTGACCATTTCTATGTGTTCTTAGTGAGAACTTTTTTATCGATGATAATAGCGTGCACGCTCCAGCGCCTGTACCCACTTCTGATCCACAGAACTATGAGACGTCGTTCTGTAGGTATGTCGTACATGGAAGTCGATAGAATTATTGACATAATAAAGTAACTCAAGGCTTCGTCTAATAATCCCAGTGGACAAGGAACTCGGTGACTACTTTTACAGAATATATAGAATAAACATCTCCGTAGGACAATAAGAAAACATTGGTAAAGAATGTTAATTAGATATCCTTTGAGTTAGTGATCAGAACcgtgataattatatattttatattaggAGATCCCAGTACAGAGTTGACCTACTTTCCACCTACCTGTGACAATACCTCTCACGAAAGTGTagtataatgtataattatcaatttatgAAAATCTGCGTTCTCTATCAGGTCTATTTTTCACTTTGGTTTTTTTActggtatttttttttgtcaataatgACTCTATTGTAgcatcatgtacatgtaacatgtagGCAACTTGGACGAGTAAAGAATCTTGAAATCTTGAAGATAGTGATTTTTTGTCTATCAAAACCCTTTTTTTAATCCTCGTAAAGCTATCGCCCCAAAACAGAACACCATGATTCTTTATTAATCTATCTAATACtgtgtgtaataattatatattgtattcaCTTTGGTGCGAAAAGACCACAGGTACAGACTTCCACACCAAGGAAATCGTACAGTAATGAAGTCAAGTTCCTCATTGttcataaattaa
The Argopecten irradians isolate NY chromosome 9, Ai_NY, whole genome shotgun sequence DNA segment above includes these coding regions:
- the LOC138330972 gene encoding uncharacterized protein, with translation MNAKMVSSLFKIDGDSNKQKTLNTIRVMKGAISVSKSKTGEVIYRSNKLENEGLQRQIKRFEKARLHLNSTYDSKKRTTLRRWALVFEKQKSMNESIREFDMLLTRAIEDVDSGGRKESSVGMKENALGLNSEAEKQEEEDEEEKERQKTDEEKAAELMSRRGITRIRLQPIGVGKNSQIKVKTPEPETPVIEEELWPLADTTWVNN